In one window of Pseudoalteromonas sp. GCY DNA:
- a CDS encoding cation diffusion facilitator family transporter codes for MSHAHHHHGNKLGWAVFVNILLSVAQVVGGILSGSLSLVADALHNLSDAGALIIALVAQKVARKPASLELTYGYQRAEIIGALINSATLIVVGGYLLFEAISRFLNPEPIDGWIVVWLAALALVIDVITALITYSAGAKTSLNIRAAFIHNVSDAAASVAVIVAGTLIILYQWYVVDLIATVLISAYVIYHGVELSKSSIRILMQATPDNMNIQEVKEYLETQENVKTVSHIHVWQLNEHEYILEAQVVITSLSNQSTLARLKEGLQLRFGLSHTTLELTEDSLVTHQCVEIK; via the coding sequence ATGTCTCACGCACATCATCATCATGGAAACAAGCTCGGTTGGGCCGTATTTGTTAATATTCTACTGAGTGTCGCGCAGGTCGTTGGTGGCATTCTCTCTGGCAGTCTCTCTTTGGTTGCTGATGCGCTACATAATTTAAGTGACGCCGGTGCGCTTATTATCGCGTTAGTCGCGCAAAAAGTTGCAAGAAAGCCTGCCTCACTTGAACTCACTTATGGCTATCAACGTGCTGAAATAATTGGGGCGTTAATTAATAGCGCGACACTCATTGTTGTTGGGGGTTATCTGCTATTCGAGGCGATTTCTCGATTTTTAAATCCAGAGCCAATTGATGGCTGGATAGTGGTGTGGCTCGCGGCCTTAGCGTTAGTTATCGATGTTATCACAGCACTTATTACTTATTCTGCAGGTGCAAAAACCAGCCTAAATATTCGTGCGGCATTTATTCACAATGTTTCTGATGCTGCGGCTTCCGTTGCGGTGATCGTGGCTGGAACATTAATCATTTTATATCAATGGTACGTGGTGGATCTTATCGCCACTGTGTTGATCTCCGCGTACGTGATTTACCATGGCGTTGAACTGAGTAAAAGTAGTATTAGAATTCTCATGCAGGCAACACCAGATAATATGAATATTCAAGAGGTTAAGGAATATCTTGAGACTCAAGAGAATGTTAAGACAGTAAGCCATATTCATGTTTGGCAGCTCAATGAGCATGAATATATTTTAGAGGCGCAAGTTGTAATTACGTCCTTGAGCAACCAAAGCACGCTAGCGCGGTTAAAAGAGGGTTTACAGTTGCGGTTTGGATTGTCGCATACCACACTTGAATTAACCGAGGACTCTTTGGTAACACATCAGTGTGTAGAAATTAAATAA
- a CDS encoding methylated-DNA--[protein]-cysteine S-methyltransferase: MIETTLASPTGEWIIQASNDGLRYVGFFPKTRCEQGENRHTEMAKKQLTEYFAGKRQHFDVVLDVDGTHFQKQVWQVLAQVPFGETHSYGWIAERLGNKNAVRAVGAANGKNPISIIVPCHRIIGANGKLTGYAGGLEAKEWLLQHEGMSFKK; the protein is encoded by the coding sequence ATGATTGAAACTACATTAGCCTCGCCCACTGGAGAGTGGATAATACAAGCATCCAATGATGGTTTAAGATATGTCGGCTTTTTTCCAAAAACGCGCTGCGAGCAAGGGGAAAATCGGCATACAGAAATGGCAAAAAAACAGCTAACTGAATACTTTGCTGGCAAACGCCAACACTTTGATGTGGTACTTGATGTGGATGGTACACACTTTCAAAAGCAAGTCTGGCAGGTGTTGGCACAAGTACCATTTGGTGAAACGCATAGCTATGGCTGGATAGCTGAGCGCTTAGGTAACAAAAATGCCGTTCGTGCGGTTGGCGCTGCTAACGGCAAAAATCCAATTAGTATCATCGTGCCTTGTCATCGCATTATTGGTGCAAATGGCAAACTAACAGGATATGCTGGCGGACTTGAAGCGAAAGAGTGGTTGTTGCAACACGAGGGAATGAGCTTCAAAAAATAG
- a CDS encoding amino acid ABC transporter substrate-binding protein, whose product MATEIRFCYEDKHAPPFIHGAGQAVPSANPGVTIQIVQQLDEHVKEVSFTYTRKPWSRCLHELENGKVDAVVASHRASREGQMAYPKNPDGTIAQQYAINRISTCLLKSKTNKATLNLSKEIELAIPRGYAIRESMPRHFSIFETDSLEHAIALVENELLDATIGLCQIGNMPITLSSPFNHLEAVFPPLETSFGFMAFSEQFYQLHPELSWKVWRASQLINLDTLYSEYLRSQPTQMDKQ is encoded by the coding sequence ATGGCAACAGAGATTCGCTTTTGTTATGAAGATAAACATGCTCCACCCTTTATCCATGGTGCAGGACAAGCTGTGCCATCGGCAAATCCAGGCGTCACCATCCAGATTGTACAACAGCTTGACGAGCACGTAAAAGAGGTGAGCTTCACCTACACTCGAAAGCCATGGAGCCGTTGTTTGCATGAGCTGGAAAATGGCAAAGTTGATGCTGTGGTGGCAAGCCACCGAGCGTCTAGAGAAGGGCAAATGGCGTATCCAAAAAATCCTGATGGCACTATTGCACAGCAATATGCAATTAATCGGATCAGCACTTGTTTACTCAAAAGCAAAACTAATAAAGCAACATTAAATCTGAGCAAAGAAATAGAACTCGCTATTCCTCGTGGCTATGCTATTAGAGAAAGTATGCCCCGGCATTTTTCCATATTCGAAACCGACTCGTTGGAGCATGCTATTGCACTGGTTGAAAATGAGTTACTTGATGCGACCATTGGCCTTTGCCAAATCGGTAATATGCCAATCACATTATCGTCCCCCTTTAACCACTTAGAAGCGGTTTTTCCACCTTTAGAAACGTCGTTTGGTTTTATGGCATTTTCTGAGCAGTTTTATCAGCTGCACCCTGAATTAAGCTGGAAAGTGTGGCGTGCAAGTCAGCTTATTAACCTCGATACTTTATATAGTGAGTATTTGCGTTCACAACCCACCCAAATGGATAAGCAATAG
- a CDS encoding DNA-3-methyladenine glycosylase 2 family protein translates to MYTPEVCSQARNSRDARFDGLFFVAVKSTGIYCRPICPAPAAKEKNVEYFQFAHNAAQAGFRPCIRCRPDSAPGSYAWLGTETTAVRAKKLIDEGALIRHSTEDLADRLGISVRYLNKVFNQYFGTSPKQYALYKQCDLAKQLLQQSDLPVTQVAFAAGFNSLRRFNDAFQKLYQLSPSQLRKDAGSGSAIAIYLSYRPPYNWDKMQQFLAMRIVPGIEWLTEKNYGRTVTIEGEIGRFTATIEPEKHRFKVDVELSDLSLLVPMIAQIRRVLDLDADTCFIESHLHEAAPDLPLQEGLRLPGIWSEFEAGMRAILGQQISVQAARNLLALLVETLGETAEDGMRYFPKPKAILDSDLAFFKMPERRKAAIQAFAEQYVGSEHVELDNWLNIKGIGPWTVDYAKMRGLSHPDIYLGGDLGVKKAMEKSLKTIDIEKCAPFRSYLTFHLWQQL, encoded by the coding sequence ATGTATACACCAGAGGTTTGTTCTCAGGCTAGAAATAGCCGCGATGCTAGATTTGATGGGTTGTTTTTTGTTGCGGTAAAGAGCACCGGCATTTATTGTCGGCCAATATGTCCAGCACCTGCTGCAAAAGAAAAGAATGTAGAGTATTTTCAATTTGCCCACAATGCTGCGCAAGCAGGCTTTAGACCTTGTATTCGCTGCCGTCCCGATAGTGCACCTGGTAGTTATGCATGGCTTGGCACGGAAACAACCGCAGTCAGAGCCAAAAAGTTAATCGATGAGGGAGCCTTAATACGTCATTCGACAGAAGACTTAGCCGATAGGTTAGGCATTTCGGTCCGTTACTTAAATAAAGTATTCAATCAATATTTTGGTACCAGCCCCAAACAATATGCACTTTATAAGCAATGTGACTTAGCTAAGCAGCTATTACAGCAAAGTGACCTTCCTGTCACGCAAGTCGCGTTTGCCGCCGGGTTTAACTCATTGCGACGCTTTAATGATGCATTTCAAAAGCTGTATCAGTTATCACCAAGCCAACTCAGGAAAGACGCGGGTAGTGGCTCTGCCATTGCGATTTACTTGTCCTATCGACCACCATACAACTGGGACAAAATGCAGCAGTTTTTAGCAATGAGAATTGTGCCAGGTATCGAGTGGTTAACAGAAAAAAATTATGGGCGAACCGTGACGATAGAAGGTGAAATAGGGCGCTTCACCGCGACTATCGAGCCTGAAAAACATCGCTTTAAAGTGGATGTCGAGCTCTCCGATTTATCCTTGTTAGTTCCGATGATTGCACAGATCAGACGTGTGTTAGATTTAGATGCGGACACCTGTTTTATTGAGTCTCATCTTCATGAAGCCGCGCCTGATTTGCCGCTACAAGAGGGGCTCAGATTACCCGGGATCTGGAGTGAGTTTGAAGCGGGAATGAGAGCTATTTTAGGTCAACAAATCAGTGTTCAAGCGGCGAGAAACTTACTTGCCTTATTGGTTGAAACACTCGGTGAAACGGCTGAAGATGGCATGCGTTACTTCCCCAAACCCAAGGCTATATTAGATAGTGATCTCGCCTTTTTCAAAATGCCGGAGCGACGAAAAGCCGCTATTCAAGCTTTTGCTGAGCAATATGTTGGTTCGGAACATGTTGAACTTGATAACTGGTTAAATATTAAAGGTATAGGTCCTTGGACTGTCGACTATGCAAAAATGCGTGGATTGAGTCACCCAGACATTTACTTAGGCGGTGACTTGGGTGTCAAAAAAGCAATGGAAAAATCCTTAAAAACAATAGATATCGAAAAGTGTGCTCCTTTTCGTTCTTATTTAACTTTTCACCTATGGCAACAATTATGA
- a CDS encoding ATP-binding protein gives MNQQQPLSFLNVSDPDEQNLDESTSPWVVLIVDDEPEVHDVTKLVLTAYRFELKPLELLHAYSKKEAIDILSNRDDVALILLDVIMESEEAGLECAQYVREELGYHNVRIVLRTGQPGSVPEHEVMLRYDINDYKNKTDLTKSRLFTTLTSSLRSYRDLNRLELLTDELTKLNEGLEEKVKQRTHELESSNEALREAYNRIAEQQQALIQSEKLASVGQFAAGVAHEINNPLAYLKSNLEFVQSSLVKLYRAWQFLANNSQLSPECAKSLTELEQEYQLNWALSESDDVMAEMHSGLDRIQLIVKELSVFFESNQTQFQQVEFYSQIMDSVMINLELDGTNLSLIEFEKGERFELHCAPALLEHSIYCLIKNALESTGRMRKAIKITTKVESKTLSIDIFDCGEGIADKLLHRVFDPFYTTKASEKHVGLGLTIASNIIKSHGGELTLKSTIGKGTRATINLPLI, from the coding sequence ATGAATCAGCAACAGCCATTATCTTTCTTAAACGTTTCAGATCCTGATGAACAAAACTTAGATGAGTCTACATCTCCTTGGGTGGTGTTGATTGTTGATGATGAACCTGAAGTGCATGATGTGACTAAACTTGTGTTAACGGCTTATCGGTTTGAATTAAAACCGCTCGAGCTGCTTCATGCCTATAGCAAAAAAGAAGCGATTGATATTTTAAGCAATCGAGATGATGTTGCATTGATCTTGCTTGACGTCATCATGGAAAGTGAAGAAGCGGGTTTAGAATGTGCTCAATACGTACGTGAAGAACTTGGCTATCATAACGTGAGAATAGTACTTCGTACCGGTCAGCCCGGCAGTGTGCCTGAACATGAAGTCATGCTGCGGTATGATATCAACGACTATAAAAATAAAACTGACCTCACCAAATCTCGTCTATTCACTACGTTGACTAGCTCGCTGCGCTCTTACCGAGATTTAAATCGACTTGAGTTGTTGACCGACGAACTAACCAAACTTAACGAAGGGTTGGAAGAAAAGGTCAAGCAGCGCACGCATGAACTTGAATCGTCAAATGAAGCCTTAAGAGAGGCGTATAACCGTATTGCTGAGCAGCAGCAAGCCTTGATCCAATCAGAAAAACTCGCGTCGGTAGGACAGTTTGCTGCGGGTGTAGCCCATGAAATTAACAATCCGCTTGCGTATTTAAAAAGTAACTTAGAGTTTGTACAAAGTTCGTTGGTTAAGTTGTATCGAGCTTGGCAATTTTTGGCAAATAATTCGCAACTCTCTCCTGAATGTGCAAAATCGCTGACTGAATTGGAACAAGAGTATCAGCTAAACTGGGCTTTGAGTGAAAGTGATGATGTGATGGCAGAAATGCACTCGGGACTTGACAGAATTCAACTGATTGTTAAAGAGCTAAGCGTGTTTTTTGAGAGCAATCAAACCCAGTTTCAGCAAGTAGAGTTCTATTCTCAAATTATGGATTCTGTGATGATTAATTTGGAGTTGGATGGGACAAACTTGAGCCTGATTGAATTTGAAAAGGGAGAACGGTTTGAATTGCACTGTGCCCCAGCACTCCTAGAACACAGTATCTACTGCCTCATAAAGAACGCCTTGGAAAGTACGGGTAGAATGCGAAAGGCCATTAAAATCACCACGAAAGTTGAGAGTAAAACGCTCTCTATCGATATCTTCGATTGTGGTGAAGGGATTGCGGATAAGCTGCTACATCGAGTATTTGATCCGTTTTATACCACTAAAGCCTCAGAAAAACACGTGGGACTTGGGTTAACTATCGCATCTAATATCATTAAATCTCACGGGGGTGAACTGACCTTAAAATCTACGATCGGTAAAGGCACCAGAGCGACTATAAATTTGCCACTTATTTGA
- a CDS encoding thymidine kinase → MAQLYFYYSAMNAGKSTTLLQSAFNYRERGMRPFIITAAIDNRAGVGKVASRIGLEAEAQVFESQTDVKALLMSAHSESKIDCVLVDECQFLTKSQVAELTDIVDELRIPVLCYGLRTDFRGELFEGSQYLLAWADKLIELKTICHCGRKANRVLRTDEHGKAIADGDQVVIGGNDRYVSLCRKHYKDALSA, encoded by the coding sequence ATGGCCCAGCTTTATTTTTACTATTCGGCAATGAATGCCGGTAAATCTACGACTCTATTGCAGTCGGCATTTAACTACCGAGAGCGAGGCATGCGCCCGTTTATTATCACTGCTGCAATTGATAACCGTGCTGGTGTGGGCAAAGTAGCGTCGCGTATCGGCTTAGAAGCTGAGGCGCAAGTTTTTGAAAGCCAAACAGATGTTAAAGCACTGCTGATGTCTGCTCATAGCGAAAGTAAAATTGACTGCGTATTAGTAGATGAGTGTCAGTTTCTAACAAAATCCCAAGTTGCAGAGCTGACGGATATCGTAGATGAGCTGCGGATCCCGGTATTATGCTATGGTCTTAGAACCGATTTTCGTGGTGAACTGTTTGAAGGCTCGCAATATTTGCTGGCATGGGCCGATAAATTGATTGAGTTAAAAACCATCTGTCATTGCGGTCGCAAAGCGAATCGAGTGCTTCGCACCGATGAGCACGGCAAGGCTATTGCGGATGGCGATCAAGTTGTGATTGGTGGTAACGATAGGTATGTTTCTCTTTGTAGAAAACACTATAAGGATGCGCTAAGCGCATAA
- a CDS encoding superoxide dismutase: MAYTLPELPYAYDALEPHIDAKTMEIHHTLHHQTYINKANAALEGTEFEGKDTETLLRNIKTLPETLQKAVQEHVGGHNNHSLFWQIMTPNYAPLCDGPLKQAIESELGGFDSFKTEFTNAAVSRFGSGWAWLVVDENGKLAVTSSLNQDSPYMEEHTPILGLDVWEHAYYLKYQNRRPEYIAAFYNVINWSEVERRYNQAIS; this comes from the coding sequence ATGGCTTATACCTTACCTGAGTTACCGTACGCATATGATGCACTGGAACCACATATCGACGCGAAAACGATGGAGATCCATCATACTTTGCATCATCAGACATATATAAATAAAGCAAACGCAGCATTAGAGGGGACGGAGTTCGAGGGTAAAGACACCGAAACGTTGCTGAGAAACATTAAAACGTTACCTGAAACCTTACAAAAAGCAGTGCAAGAACATGTCGGCGGGCACAATAACCATAGTTTGTTCTGGCAAATTATGACTCCAAATTATGCGCCTTTATGTGATGGGCCGTTAAAACAAGCGATAGAAAGTGAGCTCGGCGGTTTTGATAGCTTTAAAACTGAATTTACAAACGCTGCTGTCAGTCGATTTGGCAGTGGCTGGGCATGGTTAGTTGTAGATGAAAATGGCAAATTAGCGGTGACGAGTAGTCTCAACCAAGACAGCCCTTACATGGAGGAGCATACCCCAATATTAGGTTTAGATGTGTGGGAGCACGCCTATTACCTCAAGTATCAAAATCGTCGACCAGAATACATCGCCGCTTTTTACAACGTCATCAATTGGTCTGAAGTTGAGCGAAGATATAATCAAGCAATAAGTTAG